A genomic segment from Amphiura filiformis chromosome 10, Afil_fr2py, whole genome shotgun sequence encodes:
- the LOC140162181 gene encoding uncharacterized protein, producing the protein MIRPKRQWNLLQDRVCKYCKRRFIDNIPRYKSHLRNHELSIKPYWYNNPKIKPKAGCVILKPRINRRRKGKSDDGDVLQRNSHHQNSKDHAQDCDKKSHFASAKFKLVTREKVHEYRYCNKSFKQLSHKKEHEMLHTGEKPHKCSYCSKTFIKASDKKRHEMIHTGEKPHKCNYCNKSFNTSSIKKEHEMIHTGEKPHKCSCCSKAFIKASDKKRHEMIHTGEKPHKCIYCSKAFSTTSSKNQDEMNHRGEKPHKCRYCSKSFAKESNKKCHEKIHTGEKPYTCIYCSKAFNTTSGKKQHEMVHTGEKPHKCSYCDKAFINANDKKRHEIIHTE; encoded by the coding sequence ATGATTAGACCCAAGCGACAATGGAATTTACTACAAGACCGTGTTTGCAAGTATTGTAAAAGAAGATTTATAGACAATATTCCTCGTTATAAATCACATCTTCGCAACCATGAGTTAAGTATTAAACCTTACTGGTACAACAACCCAAAGATAAAACCAAAAGCTGGATGTGTCATCCTGAAGCCACGAATCAACAGACGACGAAAGGGGAAAAGCGACGACGGTGACGTATTACAGAGGAATTCCCATCATCAGAACTCAAAAGATCATGCGCAAGATTGTGATAAGAAGTCTCATTTCGCATCTGCAAAGTTTAAACTTGTTACCAGAGAGAAGGTGCATGAATATAGATACTGTAACAAATCGTTTAAGCAGTTGTCTcacaagaaagaacatgaaatgcttcatacaggagagaaacctcataaatgtagctattgcagCAAAACATTCATCAAAGCGAGTGACAAGAAAcgtcatgaaatgattcatacgggtgagaaacctcataaatgcaaCTATTGCAATAAATCATTCAACACATCGAGTAtcaagaaagaacatgaaatgattcatacaggagagaaacctcataaatgtagctgtTGCAGCAAAGCATTCATCAAAGCGAGTGACAAGAAACGTCATGAAATGATTCACAccggagagaaacctcataaatgtatcTATTGCAGCAAAGCATTCAGCACAACTAGTAGCAAGAATCAGGATGAAATGAATCATagaggagagaaacctcataaatgtaggtaTTGCAGCAAATCATTCGCCAAAGAGAgtaacaagaaatgtcatgaaaagattcatacaggagaaaaaccttatacatgtatttattgcAGCAAAGCATTCAACACAACGAGTGGCAAGAAACAGCATGAAATggttcatacaggagagaaacctcataaatgcagcTATTGCGACAAAGCATTCATCAACGCGAATGACAAGAAACGGCATGAAATAATTCATACAGAATAA
- the LOC140162182 gene encoding uncharacterized protein, whose protein sequence is MHDTMMRLQRKWHLRQDPVCKYCKRRFIADNIPRYKSHLRNHELSIKPYWYNNPWIKPKAGCVSKLRTNRTQKRRPADDNVQKDSRHQDYTDHKDGQVNSTSAKFRHELKYTQRKPHKCRHCDKSFVKMAHKKQHEMIHTGEKPHKCNYCNKSFNQLGNKKHHEMIHTGEKPHKCRYCNKSFSQVWNKKRHEMIHTGVKPHKCIYCNKTFRQMADKKRHEMIHTGEKPHKCIYCNTFFRDMGDKKHHEMSHRGETPYKCSYCNKSFNHAGSKKRHEMSHRGETPYKCSYCNKSFNHAGSKKRHEMSHRGETPYKCSYCNKSFNRVGIKKHHEMIHTGVKPHKCSYCNKSFSTSGNKKIHERIHTRETPYECNYCNKSFSGLGDKKKHEMIHTGEKPHKCNYCNKSFIVSGNKKRHEKIHTGEKPHKCSYCNKSFSQSSNKKRHEMIHTGEKPHNCSYCEKSFRRLGHKKKHEMIHTAEIHKCIATSTNRSDHLLASNNMK, encoded by the coding sequence ATACCATGATGCGACTTCAGCGAAAATGGCATCTACGACAAGACCCTGTTTGCAAGTATTGCAAAAGAAGATTTATCGCGGACAATATTCCTCGTTATAAATCACATCTTCGCAACCATGAGTTAAGTATCAAACCTTACTGGTACAACAATCCATGGATAAAACCAAAAGCTGGGTGTGTCAGTAAGCTACGAACCAACAGGACGCAAAAGAGGAGACCTGCCGATGACAATGTACAGAAGGATTCACGTCATCAGGACTATACAGATCATAAGGATGGCCAGGTTAACTCCACATCTGCGAAATTTAGACATGAACTAAAATACACGCAACGGAAACCCCATAAATGTCGACACTGCGACAAATCATTCGTGAAAATGGCACATAAGAAGCAGCATGAGATgatccatacaggagagaaaccccaTAAATGTAACTACTGCAACAAGTCATTCAACCAATTGGGGAACAAGAAAcaccatgaaatgattcatacaggagaaaaaccgcATAAATGTAGatactgcaacaaatcattcagccaagtGTGGaacaagaaacgacatgaaatgattcatacgggagtgaaacctcataaatgtatcTATTGTAACAAAACATTCCGGCAAATGGCAGATAAGAAacgacatgaaatgattcatacgggagagaaacctcataaatgtatcTATTGCAACACATTCTTCCGTGACATGGGGGATAAGAAACACCATGAAATGAGTCATAGAGGAGAAacaccttataaatgtagctactgcaacaagTCATTCAACCATGCGGGGAGCAAGAAACGCCATGAAATGAGTCACAGAGGAGAAacaccttataaatgtagctactgcaacaagTCATTCAACCATGCGGGGAGCAAGAAACGCCATGAAATGAGTCACAGAGGAGAAacaccttataaatgtagctactgcaacaagTCATTCAACCGAGTGGGGATAAAGAAAcaccatgaaatgattcatacgggagtgaaacctcataaatgtagctactgcaacaaatcgtTTAGTACATCTGGTAACAAGAaaatacatgaaaggattcatacaagAGAAACCCCTTATGAATGTaactattgcaacaaatcattcagtgGATTGGGAGACAAGAAAAAACACGAAATgatccatacaggagagaaacctcataaatgtaattattgcaacaaatcattcattgTATCGGGAAACAAGAAgcgacatgaaaagattcatacaggagagaaacctcataaatgcagctactgcaacaaatcgtTTAGCCAATCGAGTAACAAGAAaagacatgaaatgattcatacgggagagaaacctcataattGTAGCTATTGTGAGAAATCATTCAGGCGATTGGGacacaagaaaaaacatgaaatgattcatacagcaGAAATACATAAATGTATAGCTACTTCAACGAATCGTTCAGATCATTTACTGGCAAGcaacaacatgaaatga